The Thalassotalea piscium sequence CTGGGAAAAAGCGTTTAAGTTACTCAGAGCAAAAAAAATTAGATAGAAAAACACAAGGATATAAAAAAGCCGATGATTAATAGCGGGTCAGCAATTTAATAAGTTGTTAGATACAATAATACCAACGATTTAGTTGGTTCTGTTGTTAACATTTTATTATAAAACTATTGAAATAGCGTAGAAAGAGAAGGGGTAAAAATTATTTATAGATCAGTTGATTGCAATATTATTTTAATTTGCTAATGTTAATGTAATAACACGTAATTTAAGAACCTTGCTTTTGATGCCGACTTTACCAACAAAAATTGAAACAATAGAACGACTGAGCCGGAACTTAGGCTTAATGCAAGCGGGTTCAACTGTTACTATTGATATATCAACGCCAGCAGGCCAAAAGGTTAAATTTAGAACCACTTTTATTGGTTATTTACCTAAAAAGTATGTGCTTGTTCAAATACCTGATAGTAATCGTTTAGGTAACTTTTCAAGGTTTATAGTTCAGGGTACTGCAGTAACCGTACGGGGTATAATTGAAGGGCATGAGGGAGCCGTTGCTGCGTTTATATCAACTATTAAGCAAACATTACAATTACCTTCACGTATTATGGTACTCGACTTCCCTCAGACTGTTAGTATTCAAAGCTTAAGAGCAGCTGTTCGTATTGATACCGAAATACCGGCGAAAGTAAAAATTGAGCAAGAATACTGGCAAGCTCAAATAACTAATATTTCAATTAGTGGCTGTCAAATTATTATTCAAAATGGTGATAGTTTAACAATTGCAAGAGACGACAGTCTTCATATGCTTGTTGAAGATTTTCAAGAGAAAGAAAACTTAATGCTTGATTCCGTTGTGCGCTCTGTAAAAAGCATCAATGAAAATTTATCACTTGGTGTTAAATTTCAGCCTGAGATACGAGAAAATGTGATCAAACTTATTAATCATATAATAATTAATGAGGGTGTTTAGTCGCTACATACAGTTGAATTTAATACCGATGTTTACTTGTTACCTTGCCTGTTAAGTGTCCATCACTTAACGCTATTGTTATTTCATCATCTTTATTGACGTTGTCAACAGACTTAATAATTTGCTGCTTTTTATTACGGGTTATACTGTAACCACGAGCAATGGTGGCTAATGGGCTAACAATATTTAGTTGTTCTACTACATGCGCAAATGACTGTTGCTTGTGTTGCAATAGCTTATTT is a genomic window containing:
- a CDS encoding PilZ domain-containing protein; translation: MPTLPTKIETIERLSRNLGLMQAGSTVTIDISTPAGQKVKFRTTFIGYLPKKYVLVQIPDSNRLGNFSRFIVQGTAVTVRGIIEGHEGAVAAFISTIKQTLQLPSRIMVLDFPQTVSIQSLRAAVRIDTEIPAKVKIEQEYWQAQITNISISGCQIIIQNGDSLTIARDDSLHMLVEDFQEKENLMLDSVVRSVKSINENLSLGVKFQPEIRENVIKLINHIIINEGV